CAACGCCAAGAACACGGCGGCCGTGATGGTCACCGCCAACCTGCCACCCTTCGCAAGCCCCGGCAGCCGCATCGACGTGACGGTGAGCTCGCTCGGCGATGCGACGTCGCTGCGCGGCGGCACGCTCGTCATGACCTCGCTTTCCGGCGCCGACGGCCAGATCTATGCCGTCGCGCAGGGTGCCGCCATCGTTTCCGGTTTTCAGGCGCAGGGCCAGGCGGCGACCGTAACCGAAGGCGTCACCACCGCCGGCCGCGTGCCCGGCGGCGCGATCATCGAACGTGAACTGCCGTCCCGCTTCAAGGATTCCGTTAATCTCGTCCTGCAACTGCGCAACCCCGACTTCTCGACGGCGATCCGCATCGCCGACATCGTCAACGGTTATGCCTCGGCGCGCTTCGGCGGCCCGGTTGCCGAAGCCAAGGATTCGCAGGAAGTCGTGATCCAGAAGCCGCGCACAGCCGATCTCACTCGGCTGATGGCCGATATTGAAAATCTCATCGTCGAGACCGATACGCCGGCCAAGGTGGTCATCAACGAACGCACCGGAACGATCGTCATCGGCTCCGACGTCCGCGTCTCGCCGGTCGCCGTCAGCTACGGCACCTTGACGGTCCAGGTCACCGAGACGCCGCAGATCATCCAGCCCGAACCCTTCTCGCAAGGCCGGACCGCCGTCCAGCCGCAGACCGATATTGCGGCCGAACAGACCGGTGGGCGCGTCGCGATCATCGACGGCCCCGACCTCCGGACGCTCGTCGCCGGCCTCAACAATATCGGCGTGAAACCGGATGGCATCATCGCCATTCTCCAGGGCATCAAGTCGGCGGGCGCCCTGCAGGCGGAGCTTGTGCTGCAATGATTGATATCTTCAACCCTGACATGACGGTTTTGCAACTGCTGCGCCGGCTCGCGCTGCCGGCCGCAGGTCTCGTCCTTCTGTCGATCCCCAGCGCCTTCGCGCAGGAACATGCGCCGGCTGGCGACATCACCTCCCAGGACGAGATCAAGCAGTTCTGCACCAACATCGCCGAGCCCGCCCGCGACCAGCGTTACCTCTTGCAGAAGCAGGAACTGGAAAAGCTTCGCGCCGATATCGACGCCCGCATGGCGGAGATGGACAAGCGCAAGGCCGAATACCAGGACTGGCTGAAGCGGCGCGATGATTTCCTGAAGCAGGCGGAAGCCGGCCTCACCGAAATCTACAGGAAGATGAAGCCCGATGCGGCCGCACTCCAGCTGCAGGACATGAAGATCGAGGTGGCCTCCGCCGTGATCATGCGGCTCGGCCCGCGTCAGTCGAGCCTCATCCTCAACGAGATGGACCCTCAGAAGGCTGCGGTCATCGCCAGCGTCATCGCCAGCGCGTCCGATCCCAATACGTCGAAGGACCCTTCATGAATATGCGTTTCCCGGCCGCGATCGCCGCCCTCGCACTCCTTGCAGGTTGCCAGTCTCCGACGGCGGTCAGCGAGATCGGCCGTGCGCCTGCCATGAGCCCGATCGGCAGCGGCCTTGCCTACGGCCAGACGCCGCAGATGGCGCTCTATCCGAAGCAGCCGCGCGCGGTGGCGCAGGGCTATTCGCTGTGGAGCGATTCGCAGGCCGCTCTCTTCAAGGATGCACGCGCACTCAACGTCGGCGACATCCTGACCGTCGACATCCAGATCAACGACAAGGCCTCCTTCGACAACGAGACCAACCGCAGCCGCACGAATTCGAGCGGCATGAACTGGGATGTCAACGCCCAGATCTTCGGCTGGACACCCGAGTCCAAGACCGACCTGACTTATGGTTCCGATACCAGCACCGACGGTAAGGGCAAGATCGAGCGCACCGACAAGCTGACCCTTCTGGTCGCCGCCGTCGTCACCGGCATTCTCGAAAACGGCAACCTTGTCATATCAGGCTCGCAGGAAGTCCGCCTGAACCAGGAACTGCGCATCCTGAACGTTGCCGGTATCGTTCGTCCGCAGGACGTCAATGCCGAAAACCAGATCTCCTACGACAAGATCGCCGAAGCCCGCATCTCCTACGGCGGCCGCGGCCGTCTGATGGAAGTGCAGCAGCCTCCGCGCGGCCAGCAGGCCGTCGATCTTTTCTCGCCGCTTTGAGGCTGAACGACGATGGCAGAGCCAGACGCAAGCGCAGGTCACTCGCAGAAGAAATCCGGCTCGCTGATGACGATCATCGGCATCGCCGTCCTGACCCTGCTCGGCGCCGGCGGCGGTTGGGCGGTCGGCACGATCGTCGCGCCCAACATCAAGGGTGCCAAGGAGGTCGAGCAGGCCAAGGATGCCGAGGCCAAGAAAAAGGCCGAGGAAGGCCTGGCGCGCATTTCGACCGAGGCCAACAACGTCGTCCAGCTCGAGCCGATCACCTCGAACCTCGCCTACCCTTCAGAAAACTGGGTGCGACTCGAAGTCGCGCTGCTGTTCAACGGGCCGCCGGATGTCAAGGTTTCAGAGGATATTCATCAGGATATCCTCGCCTATATCAGAACCGTTTCCCTTCAGCAGATCGAGGGGCCGCGCGGCTTTCAATATCTCAAGGATGACATACAGGAACGTGTTGACCTTCGCTCGCAAGGGCGGGTATCGAAGGTCATGTTCAGGACATTTGTCATCGAATGATTCGTCTCATAGTTTTCCTTGCCGCCATGATGGCGGTACCGGAACTGGCGGTGGCACAGCAGCTGCCGACTGACTTGTTGAATGTGCCGGTCGATGGCTCGGTCGCCGCCTGGATCATCCGCACATTCGGCCTGCTGACCATTCTTTCGGTCGCGCCGGGCATTCTGATCATGGTGACGAGCTTCCCGCGCTTCATCATCGCCTTCTCGATCCTGCGCTCAGGGATGGGCCTCTCCTCGACGCCCTCCAACATGATCCTTTTGTCGCTGTCGCTGTTCATGACCTTCTACGTCATGTCGCCGACCTTCGATCAGGCCTGGCAGAACGGCGTGCAGCCGCTGCTTGCCAATCAGATCAACGAGACCGAGGCGGTCCAGCGTATCGCCGAACCCTTCCGCACCTTCATGGCGGCCAATACCCGCGACAAGGATCTGGCGCTCTTTGTCGATCTGGCGCGCGAACGCGGACAGAATATCCAGACGACTGATCCGATCGACTACCGTGTGCTGATTCCGGCCTTCATGATTTCCGAGATTCGCCGCGGCTTCGAGATCGGTTTCCTCGTCGTGCTGCCGTTCCTCGTCATCGACCTCATCGTCGCGACCATCACCATGGCGATGGGCATGATGATGCTGCCGCCGACCTCGATCTCGCTGCCTTTCAAGATTCTCTTCTTCGTGCTGATCGACGGCTGGAACCTGCTCGTCGGCAGCCTGGTGCGCTCGTTCAGCTGATCGGCTGCCGCCGCTTGGATATTCGCCAATGAAAGAACCCGCCGGATCGCTCCGGCGGGTTCTTTCATTATGCAGCAATTCAAGGTGCTACAACATCCGTTACGCGTCTGAAAGACGCGCGGCGGCTGTAGTTGTCGAAATGCCTTACTCGGCCGCGAACGGTGCCGTGCGCGGCGGTAGCGCTGGAATGTCCATGTGATCGGGGGCAAGACCCTGCTTGGCGCGCTCGGCCATGATTTCATAGGCCTGCTCCAGATGGTCGCAGAACCGT
This Rhizobium brockwellii DNA region includes the following protein-coding sequences:
- a CDS encoding flagellar basal body P-ring protein FlgI, yielding MKLFFRFVTLVAVLAMSLADVAPAWALTSRIKDIASLQAGRDNQLIGYGLIVGLQGTGDGFRSSPFTEQSMRAMLQNLGISTQGGQSNAKNTAAVMVTANLPPFASPGSRIDVTVSSLGDATSLRGGTLVMTSLSGADGQIYAVAQGAAIVSGFQAQGQAATVTEGVTTAGRVPGGAIIERELPSRFKDSVNLVLQLRNPDFSTAIRIADIVNGYASARFGGPVAEAKDSQEVVIQKPRTADLTRLMADIENLIVETDTPAKVVINERTGTIVIGSDVRVSPVAVSYGTLTVQVTETPQIIQPEPFSQGRTAVQPQTDIAAEQTGGRVAIIDGPDLRTLVAGLNNIGVKPDGIIAILQGIKSAGALQAELVLQ
- a CDS encoding MotE family protein, whose protein sequence is MIDIFNPDMTVLQLLRRLALPAAGLVLLSIPSAFAQEHAPAGDITSQDEIKQFCTNIAEPARDQRYLLQKQELEKLRADIDARMAEMDKRKAEYQDWLKRRDDFLKQAEAGLTEIYRKMKPDAAALQLQDMKIEVASAVIMRLGPRQSSLILNEMDPQKAAVIASVIASASDPNTSKDPS
- the flgH gene encoding flagellar basal body L-ring protein FlgH; its protein translation is MNMRFPAAIAALALLAGCQSPTAVSEIGRAPAMSPIGSGLAYGQTPQMALYPKQPRAVAQGYSLWSDSQAALFKDARALNVGDILTVDIQINDKASFDNETNRSRTNSSGMNWDVNAQIFGWTPESKTDLTYGSDTSTDGKGKIERTDKLTLLVAAVVTGILENGNLVISGSQEVRLNQELRILNVAGIVRPQDVNAENQISYDKIAEARISYGGRGRLMEVQQPPRGQQAVDLFSPL
- a CDS encoding flagellar basal body-associated FliL family protein, whose amino-acid sequence is MAEPDASAGHSQKKSGSLMTIIGIAVLTLLGAGGGWAVGTIVAPNIKGAKEVEQAKDAEAKKKAEEGLARISTEANNVVQLEPITSNLAYPSENWVRLEVALLFNGPPDVKVSEDIHQDILAYIRTVSLQQIEGPRGFQYLKDDIQERVDLRSQGRVSKVMFRTFVIE
- the fliP gene encoding flagellar type III secretion system pore protein FliP (The bacterial flagellar biogenesis protein FliP forms a type III secretion system (T3SS)-type pore required for flagellar assembly.), whose product is MIRLIVFLAAMMAVPELAVAQQLPTDLLNVPVDGSVAAWIIRTFGLLTILSVAPGILIMVTSFPRFIIAFSILRSGMGLSSTPSNMILLSLSLFMTFYVMSPTFDQAWQNGVQPLLANQINETEAVQRIAEPFRTFMAANTRDKDLALFVDLARERGQNIQTTDPIDYRVLIPAFMISEIRRGFEIGFLVVLPFLVIDLIVATITMAMGMMMLPPTSISLPFKILFFVLIDGWNLLVGSLVRSFS